In Diabrotica undecimpunctata isolate CICGRU chromosome 4, icDiaUnde3, whole genome shotgun sequence, a single genomic region encodes these proteins:
- the Pus1 gene encoding pseudouridylate synthase 1 homolog, whose product MLFRNTRNIKRFFSQADFLSKGPQLPITSIFPSMGDSKPFKKNKYDGRIKKRQWEERRRDKGEGLRETPEDPKKVKLDEDQEIEKDKIKRRKFCLLLGYSGSNYFGMQRNPNTKTIEEDLLNALFKTNLITEDCYHQVQNMQFQRAARTDKGVSAARQVVSLKLKENIDLNQINAELPDVIRVFNYKRVTKGFNSKSQCDGRSYIYLIPTVVFAPHDKEVSQKDFRLDDETFTKINTVLENFLGTKNFHNYTSKKKHNDPSANRYMKSFVCEKPFVRKGVEFAILKVHGQSFMLHQIRKMVGCLLAIIRGLASEDIIKDSFKSDKVIIPRAPGLGLVLEYVHYDRYNNRYGADGVHEKLTWDEVEDKVQQFKEEYIFPTIIDKEVEDECMVYWVNNKLSKHSYDKEEEYDSDEEFAGDDDNDESEQSVKECKSNENKVENTN is encoded by the exons ATGCTTTTTAGAAACACTAGAAATATTAAGAGATTCTTTTCACAAGCCGATTTTCTATCGAAAGGCCCACAATTGCCGATAACAAGTATTTTTCCTTCAATGGGTGATTCCAAACCTTTTAAGAAGAATAAATAtgatggtcgtatcaaaaaaagACAATGGGAAGAAAGGCGGAGGGATAAGGGCGAGGGTTTAAGAGAAACGCCCGAAGATCCGAAAAAGGTGAAACTCGATGAAgaccaagaaatagaaaaagataaaataaaacgtaggAAATTTTGTCTTTTATTAGGTTATTCCGGCAGTAATTACTTTGGTATGCAACGGAATCCAAATACTAAGACTATTGAAGAAGATTTGTTGAATGCTCTTTTTAAAACAAATCTAATAACTGAAGATTGCTACCATCAAGTGCAAAATATGCAGTTTCAAAGAGCTGCAAGGACAGACAAAG GAGTTTCCGCAGCTAGACAAGTAGTGTCTCTAAAGTTAAAAGAAAATATAGATTTAAACCAAATCAATGCTGAACTTCCAGATGTCATCAGAGTTTTCAATTACAAAAGAGTCACCAAAGGCTTTAACAGTAAATCTCAATGTGATGGTCGTAGCTACATCTATTTGATACCAACAGTAGTCTTTGCTCCTCACGATAAAGAAGTTTCCCAAAAAGATTTCCGCCTTGATGATGAAACATTCACAAAGATAAATACTGTATTAGAAAACTTTCTAGGCACAAAGAACTTCCATAATTACACCTCAAAAAAGAAACACAATGATCCCAGTGCTAACAGGTATATGAAATCCTTTGTATGTGAGAAACCTTTTGTTCGAAAAGGGGTTGAATTTGCAATTTTAAAAGTCCATGGACAAAGTTTTATGTTGCATCAAATTAGAAAAATGGTTGGTTGTCTGTTAGCAATTATCAGAGGTTTAGCTTCAGAAGATATTATAAAGGATTCATTCAAATCTGATAAGGTTATTATTCCTAGAGCACCTGGATTGGGACTTGTGCTTGAATATGTACACTATGACAG GTACAACAACAGATATGGTGCTGATGGTGTACACGAAAAATTAACTTGGGATGAGGTTGAAGATAAAGTGCAGCAGTTTAAAGAAGAATACATTTTCCCAACAATTATTGATAAAGAAGTCGAGGATGAGTGCATGGTATATTGGGTAAACAATAAATTGAGCAAACATTCTTatgataaagaagaagaatatgacaGTGATGAAGAATTTGCAGGAGACGATGATAATGACGAAAGTGAACAAAGTGTAAAGGAATGTAAgagtaatgaaaataaagtagaaaataCAAATTAG